The Balneola vulgaris DSM 17893 DNA window CATCCCAAACTATTAACCGCTGAGGTTCAAACAAACCTTCAGCAATTACAGGCGGCCTTGGCGACACAAGACAGCATCGCCATAGACAGTTTACGATTGGTCATTGCCCCCATCATAGCCTCCATCGAACTGGATGCCCAGAATGCACGCATTAACTCCTTAAATGCCGAACGACTCGATTTAAAAGATCGAAATAAGGAACTCGCCGATACGATTGAAAACCCCTCCTTCCTACGAGTGATTAAAGCAGGAGCCGAAGATATCGGCCTCAAGTTTGGGTGGATCGGTATCTATTTCATCATCTGCTTACCACTTTTTGGTGGTAGAACCCTTGGTAAAAAACTACTCAGTCTGCAGGTTGTTCGGTTGAACAATAAGCCTATCACCATCTGGTATTCTTTTGAGCGCTTTGGTGGTTATGCCGCAGGTTTCGCTACGGGATTATTAGGTTTCTTTCAAATCTTTTGGGATGCAAACCGTCAGGCCATTCACGATAAAATTGCCGGTACCGTTGTGCTTGATCTTCGGAATAAGAAGGCAAAGAAATACGAACATTTACGACAAGAAATACTTCAACAAGAAAATTTACTCAGCGAATGAACTTCAACGCTATCAATATTTTAGAAAAATTCAGTCAATTTAATGAGCAGTGGTCGCCCCGTATCATTGCCGAAACAAATGGTCAATTGGTTAAACTAGCCAAAATCGAAGGCGAGTTTGTGTGGCATGCTCATGAAGAAGAAGACGAGCTATTCCTAGTGGTAAAAGGGAATCTCACCTTGAAATTTAGGGACGGTGAGGTGCATTTAAGCGAAGGAGAACTTTATGTAGTTCCTAAAGGCGTGGAACATTTTCCTATAGCCCATGGCGAGTGCTGGGTACTACTGGTTGAACCAAAAGGCACTAAGCATACCGGCGAAGTAGATTTTGAAGGAACCGTACCCGAGGAAGCTCAACCTTGGATATGATAGCTGTAATCGAGTATTAGGGAAATGGAATTAGGTGGCCTATAAAAAACTAAAATATTGGTTTGATGAAGAATTAGCGGAGCTTTTAGCCCGTAAAATCATCGATACGGGTCAGTCTTTTGATCAAATAAGCTTTGTGCATACCGTAGGTCAACAAATCCCTAAGCTGGAGTTAAAAGCGCGTATTCAAGTTTATGCCGAAGCCCTTCATTCCCACCTCAGCGGTAACTATGCCGAAGACGTTGCTGTATTTAAGAACATACTGGGTCCTGAGAACCCCAGTGAAACCGGAATGTTCAAAGAGTATTATTGGGTGTTACCACTAGCGAAATATGTGGAGTTATACGGACTTTCGAATTGGTCTATTTCTATGGATATCATCGAGGAGATTACTAAGCGGAGCACAGCAGAGTACGCAATTCGTCCTTTCATCGAACGGCACCCCAAAACCACCTTAGAGCAGATGCGGCAATGGTCGCTTTCTCCCAATTTTCATGTTCGAAGATTAGCGGTAGAAGGATGTCGGCCTCGACTGCCCTGGGCTCCCATTATCAAAAGCCTTCAAGCCAACCCTTCCCCCATCCTTCCCATACTCGAAAACTTAAAGGATGACAGTTCTAAGTACGTTCAAAAATCTGTGGCCAATCAACTCAACGACTTCTTCAAAGACCACCCGCCCCTAGCGGTTGAAATCGTCGAGGATTGGATACCTACTGCTTCTACCGATCGCAAATGGATCATTAAACATGCTCTGAGGAATCAACTCAAAAAAGACGATGTTTGGGCTATAAGTGTGATTAAGCGTCTTTAGAATATTTCTTTGGCCACATTATACACCGAAGTTGCCTTCCCCATTGAGTAATAATGCAGACAAGGTGCTCCGAATTCAATAAGCTGCTTACTTTGTTCG harbors:
- a CDS encoding DNA alkylation repair protein — encoded protein: MAYKKLKYWFDEELAELLARKIIDTGQSFDQISFVHTVGQQIPKLELKARIQVYAEALHSHLSGNYAEDVAVFKNILGPENPSETGMFKEYYWVLPLAKYVELYGLSNWSISMDIIEEITKRSTAEYAIRPFIERHPKTTLEQMRQWSLSPNFHVRRLAVEGCRPRLPWAPIIKSLQANPSPILPILENLKDDSSKYVQKSVANQLNDFFKDHPPLAVEIVEDWIPTASTDRKWIIKHALRNQLKKDDVWAISVIKRL
- a CDS encoding RDD family protein produces the protein MIRDPKQIVTPYAFEVDPELLGKPLATPKRRLLALFIDVILASFLTILGPFILAGGVTFIFIWLAHKAKGTVWWKNLIRYSVAAVSSIFVFALTFTLVGDSESADDSSVVTANDADWSKISSTLMDVDYTDEQDIEDKFDKLEQELEKAAGVSPTDSKTSELFHPKLLTAEVQTNLQQLQAALATQDSIAIDSLRLVIAPIIASIELDAQNARINSLNAERLDLKDRNKELADTIENPSFLRVIKAGAEDIGLKFGWIGIYFIICLPLFGGRTLGKKLLSLQVVRLNNKPITIWYSFERFGGYAAGFATGLLGFFQIFWDANRQAIHDKIAGTVVLDLRNKKAKKYEHLRQEILQQENLLSE
- a CDS encoding cupin domain-containing protein — protein: MNFNAINILEKFSQFNEQWSPRIIAETNGQLVKLAKIEGEFVWHAHEEEDELFLVVKGNLTLKFRDGEVHLSEGELYVVPKGVEHFPIAHGECWVLLVEPKGTKHTGEVDFEGTVPEEAQPWI